One part of the Aneurinibacillus sp. REN35 genome encodes these proteins:
- the yyaC gene encoding spore protease YyaC, with protein MIIQTHYKEEKASKHLSTSLSLLFRAAAGRPLVFVCIGTIKAIGDALGPMIGTLLQDSELKHAHIYGTIKEPVHALNLPEIMEEIHQTYDRPFVVAIDASLGHLHHIGYIQLVDGPLFPGNSLKKQLPQIGDVHIKGIVNTVGPYNYMMLQTANEKSVRSMAKTIASALYNATTFSVKKPIKAVDSAV; from the coding sequence ATGATTATACAAACACACTATAAAGAAGAAAAAGCAAGCAAGCATTTAAGCACCAGCTTATCCCTTTTGTTTCGGGCAGCCGCTGGAAGACCTTTAGTATTCGTTTGCATCGGTACAATCAAGGCGATTGGAGATGCGCTAGGGCCTATGATCGGCACTCTACTGCAGGATAGCGAGCTGAAGCATGCACACATCTACGGCACAATTAAAGAACCGGTGCATGCATTGAACCTCCCGGAGATTATGGAAGAAATTCATCAGACATATGATCGCCCATTTGTTGTTGCTATCGATGCATCACTAGGACATCTTCATCATATCGGCTATATTCAACTGGTCGATGGACCGCTCTTCCCCGGCAACAGCTTGAAAAAACAGCTGCCGCAAATAGGAGACGTTCATATCAAGGGAATTGTAAATACAGTTGGACCTTATAATTATATGATGCTGCAAACCGCAAATGAAAAGTCTGTGCGCAGCATGGCTAAAACCATTGCTTCAGCCTTATATAACGCAACCACTTTTTCTGTAAAGAAGCCGATAAAAGCCGTTGACAGTGCGGTATAA
- a CDS encoding creatininase family protein: MNIYDLQKMTWPEIKEAFKHAKLAIVPIGAHEQHGPHMTENCDAVLAKRMADKLAARLHPAAFITPTVTMGVSPHHMNFPGTISLQPETLISILKDITVSLRHHGITTFLWLNAHGGNQSTLSIACQKLSLELDVTIYYAKTTASASEIYKEYIMSSPYGHSCEREVSEAYYLAPELIRENMLQKGQLQSHPRWRHLRPGKPLQGFYRYEEMTENGCIGDGTQASYELGEKIVETALDHLEEEIRYMLETEQHINNL, encoded by the coding sequence GTGAACATTTATGACCTACAGAAAATGACATGGCCGGAAATAAAAGAGGCGTTCAAGCATGCTAAGCTAGCAATTGTACCAATTGGTGCGCATGAACAGCATGGTCCTCATATGACAGAGAACTGTGATGCGGTACTGGCGAAGCGGATGGCTGATAAGCTCGCAGCACGGCTGCATCCCGCTGCCTTTATTACGCCGACCGTAACAATGGGGGTATCGCCGCATCATATGAACTTCCCTGGAACGATTTCACTGCAACCTGAGACGCTCATTAGTATATTAAAGGATATAACCGTTTCGCTGCGCCATCACGGTATTACAACTTTTTTGTGGCTGAATGCACATGGTGGTAATCAATCGACACTATCCATTGCCTGCCAGAAGCTAAGTCTAGAATTAGATGTGACGATTTATTATGCCAAAACCACGGCAAGCGCAAGCGAAATCTATAAGGAGTATATTATGTCATCTCCATATGGACATAGCTGCGAACGTGAAGTATCGGAAGCATATTATCTTGCTCCTGAGCTGATCCGTGAGAATATGCTGCAAAAAGGACAACTGCAATCTCATCCTCGCTGGCGACATCTTCGCCCTGGCAAACCGCTTCAAGGATTCTATCGTTATGAAGAAATGACAGAAAACGGTTGTATTGGTGATGGGACACAGGCAAGCTACGAACTCGGGGAAAAAATTGTAGAAACAGCTCTTGATCATTTGGAAGAAGAGATTCGTTATATGCTTGAGACGGAGCAACACATTAATAATTTATAG
- a CDS encoding TenA family transcriptional regulator encodes MAELMDKDVFREKLEAAVKGNSSEVAPFTNAWAEGLLTREQFAKWVEQHYHYVGPFADYLGYMYSNCPYEDAKDFLLQNMWEEELGGDRHTDLLIRFGEVCGTTREKVEDADNMLATTLGLQSWCYAIAMRENFIVATAALIIGLESQVPGIYRKQTPTLREKYGFSDHEIEFFDLHIVSDEIHGERGYQIVLKYADTPELQERCLKAVQKATEMRRMYIDGIYRAVVEEKPYATL; translated from the coding sequence ATGGCAGAACTGATGGACAAAGACGTATTTCGTGAGAAGTTAGAGGCAGCGGTTAAAGGCAATAGCAGTGAAGTAGCACCGTTTACAAATGCATGGGCTGAGGGTCTGCTGACACGCGAACAGTTCGCGAAATGGGTAGAGCAGCATTACCATTATGTTGGACCGTTCGCAGACTACTTAGGATATATGTACTCGAATTGTCCGTATGAAGATGCGAAAGATTTCCTCTTACAGAACATGTGGGAAGAAGAGCTGGGCGGTGACCGACATACCGATTTATTGATTCGCTTCGGCGAGGTGTGTGGAACGACTCGTGAGAAAGTGGAAGATGCTGATAATATGCTGGCAACAACACTTGGCTTACAAAGCTGGTGTTATGCAATTGCAATGCGGGAGAACTTCATTGTAGCGACAGCGGCGCTTATTATCGGTTTGGAATCTCAAGTACCTGGTATTTATCGGAAGCAGACGCCAACGCTGCGCGAGAAGTACGGATTTAGTGATCATGAAATTGAGTTCTTCGATCTCCATATCGTATCGGATGAAATTCATGGGGAGCGGGGTTATCAAATCGTATTGAAATATGCCGATACACCGGAACTGCAAGAGCGCTGCTTGAAGGCTGTGCAGAAAGCAACGGAGATGCGTCGCATGTATATTGATGGAATCTATCGCGCTGTTGTTGAAGAAAAGCCATACGCTACTTTGTAA
- a CDS encoding aldehyde dehydrogenase family protein, whose protein sequence is MTTTTGIATYQNLIDGEWSAPLSGRYFDSVNPADTNDCVGHFPASNREDAERAIAAAKRAQKEWARTAPSKRAALLYRAADLLEARAEQYGMELTREEGKVLSQAVMEVKRSAQTLRYYASEGLNVTGQTLPSDDGSFLYTRQEPLGVVSVITPWNFPISIPVRKIAPALVTGNTVVFKPASDTPLIGLRLAECLHEAGLPAGVLNFITGSASQIGDILVSHKDIRAVTFTGSTYAGEQIHKNASFTTRLQLELGGKNPLIVMDDADIDQAVQMTIAGGFSLTGQACTGTSRVYVMEEVYSSYVEKLVEATQKLTVGNGLQDGIKLGPLANESQLRTVLGYVESGKAEGATLQTGGVRLVEGEMARGYYISPAIFTDVRQEMRIMREEIFGPVIGVMKVSSFEEAMELANDTEYGLAAAICTSDENTAARFVEQIEAGMVKVNKPTTGVAYNAPFGGMKNSSTATYRESGRDALAFYVQAKTVYR, encoded by the coding sequence GTGACAACAACCACAGGCATAGCAACCTACCAGAACTTGATTGATGGAGAGTGGAGTGCACCATTGTCGGGCCGGTATTTTGATAGTGTGAACCCGGCGGATACGAATGATTGTGTAGGGCATTTTCCCGCTTCAAATCGGGAGGACGCAGAGCGTGCGATTGCAGCGGCAAAGCGCGCACAGAAAGAATGGGCACGAACCGCTCCATCCAAAAGAGCGGCCCTGCTTTACCGAGCAGCCGATCTTCTTGAAGCACGAGCTGAGCAGTATGGAATGGAGCTGACACGGGAGGAAGGGAAGGTGCTGTCACAAGCGGTAATGGAGGTGAAGCGCTCGGCACAGACGCTGCGCTATTATGCCTCGGAAGGTTTAAATGTGACAGGACAGACGCTGCCTTCCGATGATGGAAGTTTCCTGTATACGAGGCAGGAGCCGCTAGGTGTCGTGTCCGTAATTACTCCATGGAATTTTCCCATCTCAATTCCGGTTCGCAAAATTGCTCCCGCTCTAGTGACGGGAAATACGGTTGTATTTAAGCCAGCCTCAGATACCCCGCTGATCGGACTTCGGTTGGCTGAGTGTCTGCATGAAGCGGGTCTGCCTGCTGGTGTACTGAATTTCATTACAGGCTCTGCCTCCCAAATCGGAGATATTCTTGTCTCCCATAAAGATATTCGTGCTGTCACATTTACCGGATCTACGTACGCGGGAGAGCAGATACACAAGAATGCTTCTTTTACGACGCGCCTACAGCTTGAATTAGGAGGAAAAAACCCGCTGATTGTTATGGATGATGCGGATATAGATCAGGCTGTACAGATGACGATTGCCGGGGGATTCAGCCTTACCGGTCAGGCCTGCACAGGCACAAGCCGTGTCTATGTAATGGAAGAAGTCTATTCTAGCTATGTTGAAAAGCTCGTGGAAGCGACACAGAAGTTGACGGTCGGGAACGGCTTGCAAGATGGGATCAAACTAGGACCGCTTGCCAATGAAAGCCAGCTTCGTACTGTGCTTGGATATGTGGAAAGCGGCAAAGCTGAAGGAGCTACGCTGCAAACGGGTGGAGTACGACTTGTCGAGGGAGAAATGGCAAGAGGATATTATATATCTCCAGCTATATTTACTGATGTGAGACAGGAGATGCGCATCATGCGTGAAGAAATCTTCGGACCGGTCATTGGTGTTATGAAGGTGTCTTCATTTGAAGAGGCGATGGAACTGGCTAATGACACGGAATACGGGTTAGCTGCAGCGATATGCACATCGGATGAGAATACAGCCGCTCGCTTTGTAGAGCAAATCGAAGCCGGGATGGTTAAGGTAAATAAGCCGACAACCGGCGTTGCGTATAATGCTCCATTCGGCGGCATGAAGAACTCAAGTACGGCGACGTATCGCGAAAGCGGTCGCGATGCGCTTGCGTTCTATGTGCAGGCAAAGACAGTATATCGTTAA
- a CDS encoding GlcG/HbpS family heme-binding protein codes for MRQVLRLELEEAKIMIEAARKKAEEIGVLETICIVDDGGYAIALERMNGSRITGVEISMAKAFTASGHKRSTHLFNKEGGPAAVGGEAFGIQQMIPGKFAIFVGGFPVVVNGDVIGGIGVSGGNGEQDTAVGVAALQALQQYLGQEYDVVVQADIKK; via the coding sequence ATGCGGCAAGTACTACGGCTTGAACTTGAAGAAGCAAAAATTATGATTGAAGCAGCCCGAAAGAAGGCTGAAGAAATCGGTGTGCTAGAGACGATCTGCATTGTGGATGATGGTGGGTATGCGATTGCGCTTGAGAGAATGAATGGCTCCCGCATTACTGGTGTTGAGATATCTATGGCAAAAGCATTTACGGCTTCAGGTCATAAACGCTCAACTCATCTATTCAACAAAGAAGGAGGACCTGCGGCAGTAGGAGGAGAGGCATTTGGCATTCAACAGATGATTCCAGGAAAATTCGCTATTTTTGTCGGTGGCTTCCCAGTTGTAGTAAATGGGGATGTAATCGGAGGAATCGGTGTAAGCGGCGGTAACGGTGAACAGGATACGGCGGTTGGAGTTGCGGCATTGCAGGCACTCCAACAATACCTCGGCCAAGAGTATGATGTAGTTGTGCAGGCTGATATTAAGAAATAA
- a CDS encoding MFS transporter — MTQPLIKPANASLAKQPTVEDKVLNRMLLAICLGAFVSHLTAGIVNIALPGLSTIFQQNISVIQWTASGYLLVIAAMLPMMGKWGDRFGSKRIHNMGYIVFGLSSLLTVFVETISGLLVLRIIQALGAAMFQATNIGLVSRYFPAHSRGRALGFVSTAVALGGLSGPMVGGLIMDWLNWHWLFLIHVPVLLAATILAIRYIPADAPGAAHAVDWIGGILFAVSITAFIFVVSSGNTWGWLSISIIGVFGIGIASLVALYRWIRLRTKREQEPFLNLQLFVKPSVSAGMYIGLATFVAVFATQVTLPFYLLGVRHFSPTEAGIMIMTYPVALGIMGPISGSLSDRHGSSNITLLGLGCMSMALALLSFLGTATPIVALAFALLLLGAGMGMVTSPNYSLILGSVDKTNLGVVGGMVALVRNLGLVLGTALGIAILDYVFPGSISGWMNTKEDMFAPYVVFGLRIVFFVSFLFCLLGVIFLRLTLRVRIPQAK; from the coding sequence GTGACACAGCCGTTAATTAAACCAGCTAACGCCTCACTTGCGAAGCAGCCTACAGTAGAAGACAAAGTATTGAATCGTATGCTGCTCGCTATCTGCCTGGGTGCGTTTGTCTCTCACTTAACCGCAGGCATAGTGAATATCGCGCTGCCGGGTCTGTCTACTATATTTCAACAGAATATCTCCGTCATACAATGGACTGCATCAGGATATTTATTAGTGATTGCCGCGATGCTTCCCATGATGGGAAAGTGGGGGGATCGATTTGGCAGCAAACGCATTCACAATATGGGATATATCGTATTCGGGTTAAGTTCGCTTCTTACTGTATTCGTTGAGACCATCTCCGGTCTTTTGGTGCTGAGGATCATTCAAGCGCTTGGGGCAGCGATGTTCCAGGCGACCAATATTGGACTTGTCAGTCGATATTTTCCGGCTCATTCACGTGGCCGGGCGCTTGGATTTGTCAGTACTGCTGTGGCACTTGGTGGATTGAGCGGGCCGATGGTCGGCGGTTTGATTATGGATTGGTTGAATTGGCACTGGTTGTTTCTCATTCACGTTCCGGTCCTTCTGGCCGCGACGATTCTTGCTATCCGTTATATTCCAGCCGATGCCCCCGGAGCAGCACATGCGGTGGATTGGATTGGCGGAATTTTATTTGCCGTAAGCATTACCGCATTTATTTTTGTCGTTTCTAGCGGGAATACGTGGGGATGGCTGTCCATCTCGATTATTGGTGTGTTTGGTATTGGCATAGCATCACTGGTTGCGCTATACCGCTGGATTCGGTTGCGTACGAAGCGCGAGCAGGAGCCGTTTCTTAATCTTCAATTGTTTGTTAAGCCATCGGTATCTGCGGGCATGTATATTGGATTGGCGACATTCGTTGCCGTATTTGCCACCCAGGTTACGCTTCCTTTTTATTTGCTTGGTGTTCGCCACTTTAGTCCAACCGAGGCTGGCATCATGATTATGACATATCCGGTCGCTTTAGGAATTATGGGTCCGATCAGTGGATCACTTTCTGATCGGCATGGGTCATCGAATATTACATTGCTCGGGCTTGGATGCATGTCGATGGCATTAGCCCTATTAAGTTTTCTCGGTACGGCCACACCAATTGTAGCACTGGCTTTCGCATTGCTTCTGCTTGGAGCCGGTATGGGCATGGTCACATCACCAAATTACAGCCTGATTCTTGGAAGTGTAGATAAGACAAATTTGGGTGTGGTTGGTGGGATGGTTGCGCTGGTTCGCAATCTGGGCCTTGTGCTTGGTACAGCACTTGGCATTGCGATTCTTGACTATGTTTTCCCAGGCTCTATCTCAGGGTGGATGAATACAAAAGAAGACATGTTTGCCCCCTATGTTGTCTTTGGGTTACGTATCGTATTTTTTGTCTCGTTTCTGTTCTGCCTGCTTGGTGTCATATTTTTGCGGCTTACACTGCGAGTACGCATACCGCAGGCAAAATAA
- a CDS encoding chromate transporter — translation MSYRQLFTGFFRAGILGYGGGPSMLPLIHAEAVKKYRWIDDEEFSDIVALANALPGPIATKMAAYIGYKIKGLIGAVVTIFAVSIPVLIIMIGLLGFLFQFKDSSIVKGMVAGIQPVIGVMMAVLAYEFFGKAWKQDSKKAKAIVIILTVVSTVLLAFVSLSPAILIAAVLAVAFGYATQKQRKQKKAQTAVAAKENQTSMERSG, via the coding sequence GTGAGCTACAGACAGTTGTTTACTGGTTTTTTTAGGGCTGGTATTCTCGGCTACGGCGGCGGTCCTTCTATGCTTCCCCTTATTCATGCGGAAGCTGTGAAGAAATATCGGTGGATCGATGATGAAGAATTCTCAGACATTGTGGCACTGGCTAATGCGCTGCCTGGACCGATTGCTACGAAGATGGCTGCCTACATCGGTTATAAAATCAAAGGACTTATCGGAGCGGTCGTTACAATTTTTGCTGTATCCATTCCCGTACTGATCATCATGATCGGCTTGCTGGGCTTCTTGTTTCAATTTAAAGACTCTTCGATTGTAAAAGGAATGGTAGCAGGTATCCAGCCGGTAATTGGTGTGATGATGGCGGTGCTTGCGTATGAATTTTTTGGTAAAGCGTGGAAGCAGGATAGCAAAAAAGCAAAAGCTATAGTTATTATACTTACGGTTGTTTCAACTGTATTATTGGCCTTTGTCTCGCTTTCCCCGGCTATTCTCATTGCGGCTGTGCTCGCGGTCGCGTTTGGATATGCGACACAAAAGCAGCGTAAACAGAAAAAGGCACAGACAGCTGTAGCGGCTAAAGAAAATCAAACCAGCATGGAACGGAGTGGGTAG
- a CDS encoding chromate transporter, translating to MVLWQLFWAFCVANILGYGGGPPSIPLIQNEVVNHYGWMTNQEFGEAFAFGNALPSPIATKLGGYIGYQVAGIPGAIAALLGTVAPSAIAMIVLLRFLTIFKTAPQVKAMTQGIRPIVAVLMGILAYEFFRSAVAGPAGIWHTILLAGVSYVFMERIKAHPALVITSSLLYGAVFLS from the coding sequence ATGGTATTGTGGCAGCTGTTCTGGGCGTTTTGTGTAGCGAATATTTTAGGCTACGGCGGCGGCCCTCCTAGCATCCCGCTTATTCAGAATGAAGTGGTTAACCATTATGGATGGATGACAAATCAAGAATTTGGTGAGGCGTTTGCATTTGGTAATGCGCTGCCGAGTCCAATTGCGACAAAGCTTGGTGGATATATTGGATACCAAGTAGCCGGCATTCCTGGAGCGATAGCGGCTCTGCTTGGTACAGTTGCTCCTTCTGCTATCGCTATGATTGTACTGCTTCGCTTTTTGACTATATTCAAAACCGCACCACAAGTCAAGGCAATGACACAGGGGATTCGGCCGATTGTGGCCGTGTTGATGGGGATTCTTGCATATGAATTTTTCCGGAGTGCTGTAGCAGGCCCTGCTGGTATTTGGCATACAATATTGCTTGCAGGTGTAAGCTATGTGTTCATGGAACGAATCAAAGCTCATCCGGCACTGGTTATTACCTCCTCCTTGCTTTACGGTGCTGTATTTCTCTCCTAA
- a CDS encoding GntR family transcriptional regulator produces the protein MQADTWVKEELSPIRDKVYRYIKEMILNGELAAGERIVERELADKLNISRTPIREALFRLESQGFVKTLPRKGVIVSKMSTEEIIEIFTILSSLESLAVKLAATKVEEADRIQLHGQIKEIEQLLARPDLDTKHLTDLHIDVNETIYKLAKSPRLYEMLHSLLEYIQAFAIVGQEIPGRLRKSLEEHKAVAMAVRDGESELAEQLAKIHIANSKSAYLEALDT, from the coding sequence ATGCAAGCTGACACCTGGGTGAAAGAAGAACTAAGTCCAATTCGTGATAAGGTATACCGCTACATTAAAGAAATGATTCTTAACGGTGAGTTGGCAGCAGGCGAAAGAATTGTAGAGCGCGAACTGGCAGATAAGCTGAATATCAGCCGTACACCGATTCGGGAAGCCTTGTTTCGTTTAGAATCACAAGGTTTTGTAAAAACGCTGCCGCGTAAAGGTGTTATCGTCTCGAAAATGTCTACCGAAGAAATTATTGAAATATTTACGATTTTATCCTCTCTTGAAAGTCTTGCGGTAAAGCTGGCTGCCACAAAGGTAGAAGAAGCGGACCGAATTCAGTTACATGGGCAGATCAAAGAGATCGAACAATTGCTGGCACGACCGGATTTAGATACAAAGCATCTGACGGATTTGCATATTGATGTGAATGAAACGATCTACAAACTAGCCAAAAGCCCCCGTCTATATGAAATGCTGCACAGCTTACTGGAGTACATTCAGGCGTTCGCCATCGTTGGACAGGAAATTCCAGGTCGGCTGCGCAAATCGCTCGAAGAGCATAAGGCAGTAGCTATGGCCGTCCGGGATGGGGAAAGTGAGCTAGCGGAGCAGCTTGCAAAAATTCATATTGCCAATTCAAAATCAGCGTACTTAGAGGCGCTAGATACGTAA
- a CDS encoding DUF1450 domain-containing protein produces the protein MSSKIKVEFCQNNLNRHASSRDAAAFVKEQVSTSIVDVVEMKCGGICVACKMSPYALIDKKYITALDAAEFFARFKKELEKQTEEVKATRKAM, from the coding sequence ATGAGCAGCAAAATCAAAGTGGAATTCTGCCAGAATAACCTAAACCGTCATGCTTCTTCACGGGACGCCGCAGCGTTCGTGAAGGAGCAGGTTTCAACCAGTATAGTAGATGTGGTGGAAATGAAATGCGGTGGAATTTGTGTTGCTTGCAAGATGAGCCCTTATGCATTGATTGACAAGAAGTATATAACAGCTTTGGATGCGGCCGAATTTTTTGCGCGGTTCAAAAAAGAGCTTGAAAAACAAACAGAGGAAGTCAAAGCTACGAGGAAGGCGATGTAG
- a CDS encoding methyl-accepting chemotaxis protein: MRMTIRKKLVSGFILVLFVMGMAAGIASYQLSSTNDVYSNLIDDRVKKVVTVQRLIALANEQSASLRSYLLTGDASSMQSYELARAAYTKAAQELAIITIASDNKTALSELNRLQASYSNVAEQVIFYKKQNNTEEYVRLIREKESVIGAQFLAKAKTFGQAQQQTLQQGSEATTSSVQKAEAIVMIICIIALVLGGLIAFYISYVISTPVRAIATSARTIASGDLLTSDVFIKNKDELGDMAEAFNQMKHNIRALIRKANTMSEQVAASSEELYASAEQTAEAANQVASTVQEVASGADQQAKNIQENQHTIKENTEAIQKIAEATSTVSNSAAEVLTEARQGQAVLMKTVDQMRSIQQSVAESGEVIRTLGNSSEEIGNIIETIKQIADQTNLLALNAAIEAARAGEHGRGFAVVANEVRKLAEQSRQSTEHIAVLITRIQQHTTEAVQAMKRGTDEVEVGASVANEAGTAFARIMTLVERVVEEIQNVSIGAEAIAGSTTQVASSIEQSVAISTTIANGTQNVAASAQEQLASIEEVTAASDALSQLAQELQHELNRFKA, from the coding sequence ATGCGAATGACAATACGGAAAAAACTTGTAAGCGGTTTTATACTCGTGCTTTTCGTTATGGGAATGGCTGCAGGCATAGCCAGCTACCAACTTTCGTCAACCAATGACGTTTACTCTAACCTGATTGATGATCGGGTAAAGAAAGTTGTAACTGTCCAAAGACTCATTGCCCTTGCCAATGAACAATCAGCCTCTCTTAGGTCCTATCTGCTGACCGGGGATGCCAGCAGTATGCAAAGCTATGAACTTGCTCGCGCTGCGTATACAAAAGCTGCTCAAGAACTAGCCATCATCACGATAGCCTCAGATAACAAAACTGCACTTAGCGAATTGAATCGTCTTCAAGCTTCTTACAGCAATGTAGCGGAACAAGTTATTTTTTATAAGAAACAAAACAATACCGAGGAGTATGTACGCTTAATTCGTGAAAAAGAAAGCGTGATAGGAGCACAATTCTTAGCTAAAGCCAAAACATTCGGCCAAGCGCAGCAGCAAACCCTCCAGCAAGGTAGTGAAGCTACAACCAGCAGCGTGCAGAAGGCCGAAGCAATTGTTATGATTATATGCATTATAGCCCTTGTGCTTGGAGGACTAATCGCCTTTTATATTAGCTACGTTATTTCCACACCGGTACGTGCCATTGCAACAAGCGCACGCACCATTGCCTCAGGTGATTTACTAACGTCCGATGTATTCATAAAAAACAAAGATGAATTAGGTGATATGGCGGAAGCATTTAATCAAATGAAACACAACATTCGCGCGCTGATTCGAAAAGCAAACACGATGTCAGAACAAGTGGCCGCATCCTCAGAAGAACTGTATGCGAGTGCAGAACAGACAGCAGAAGCGGCTAATCAGGTAGCTTCTACGGTTCAAGAGGTGGCAAGCGGAGCGGATCAACAGGCAAAAAATATACAGGAAAATCAGCATACGATCAAAGAAAATACCGAAGCCATTCAAAAGATTGCTGAAGCGACGTCAACCGTATCCAATTCAGCAGCCGAAGTGCTCACGGAAGCGCGTCAAGGGCAGGCTGTTCTTATGAAAACAGTTGATCAAATGCGGAGCATCCAACAATCGGTCGCAGAATCCGGAGAGGTCATCCGAACGCTAGGAAATAGTTCGGAGGAAATCGGCAACATTATCGAAACAATCAAGCAAATTGCGGATCAGACGAATCTTCTTGCCCTAAACGCGGCGATTGAAGCTGCACGCGCGGGTGAACACGGCCGAGGCTTTGCCGTGGTGGCTAATGAAGTGCGGAAGCTCGCAGAACAGTCACGTCAATCAACAGAACATATTGCAGTGTTAATAACGCGCATTCAACAGCACACCACAGAGGCTGTACAGGCAATGAAACGCGGTACCGATGAAGTAGAAGTCGGAGCCTCTGTAGCCAATGAAGCCGGTACCGCCTTCGCACGAATTATGACGCTGGTCGAACGTGTAGTAGAGGAGATACAGAACGTATCTATCGGTGCGGAAGCGATTGCGGGCAGCACTACCCAAGTTGCTTCATCAATCGAACAATCCGTAGCGATCTCCACCACCATCGCTAACGGCACGCAAAATGTTGCAGCCTCCGCACAAGAACAGCTCGCTTCGATTGAAGAGGTCACAGCCGCTTCCGATGCACTTAGCCAGTTGGCACAAGAACTTCAGCATGAACTTAATCGATTTAAAGCATAA
- a CDS encoding aspartate dehydrogenase gives MKRIKIGIIGLGTIGHAVAVYSTGRYAEQIELKAALVRDEARDYQLPPPCLITSDEDTFFAQDIDIIIETAGHHAVAAYGARALERASLIVASVGALADPALLTQLKTAAAQHGTQLLVPSAAIGGLDRIRAMILEGVDKVELITRKPPAAWYGTIAEQKVDLASVSEPVLIFSGNASESALLFPESVNVSAALSLAGIGFEQTHVQVYVDPTLTLNTHQIIAEGFAGKIELSLQNTPSADNPKTGYIVAMSIVKVLRQYTDPFVMGI, from the coding sequence ATGAAACGCATTAAAATAGGGATTATTGGACTTGGCACAATTGGCCATGCTGTCGCTGTCTATAGCACAGGACGCTATGCAGAACAAATCGAGCTAAAAGCTGCACTCGTTCGTGATGAAGCACGAGACTACCAGCTCCCTCCCCCCTGTCTCATTACATCTGATGAAGATACTTTCTTTGCTCAAGATATAGATATCATTATAGAAACAGCTGGGCATCATGCGGTGGCTGCATATGGAGCGCGAGCACTAGAGCGCGCCTCCCTTATTGTCGCCAGTGTCGGAGCGCTAGCAGACCCTGCTTTATTAACACAATTGAAGACAGCCGCAGCGCAGCATGGAACACAACTGCTCGTTCCTTCAGCTGCTATCGGGGGATTGGACCGAATTCGCGCAATGATACTTGAGGGGGTAGATAAGGTAGAACTTATTACCCGAAAGCCGCCAGCGGCATGGTATGGAACCATCGCGGAGCAGAAAGTAGATTTAGCCTCTGTCTCTGAGCCTGTATTAATCTTTAGCGGAAACGCTAGCGAATCGGCTCTTCTATTTCCTGAGAGCGTTAATGTATCAGCCGCCTTAAGTCTAGCAGGGATTGGTTTTGAGCAAACACATGTGCAAGTGTATGTAGATCCTACCCTAACCTTGAATACACATCAGATTATTGCCGAGGGTTTCGCAGGAAAAATTGAACTTTCGCTACAGAATACACCTTCGGCAGACAATCCAAAGACAGGGTATATTGTCGCTATGAGTATTGTAAAAGTACTTCGGCAATATACAGACCCTTTTGTAATGGGCATATAA
- a CDS encoding 2Fe-2S iron-sulfur cluster-binding protein, giving the protein MKTIDFKTSGKMIEVPKESNLLRMSIRYEGGIPYKCGGGICGTCVVKVESGLENLSKVSKKETEKLGEELIDQGYRLACQTFVDGDIELNWDDNPIRPKRKAAAK; this is encoded by the coding sequence ATGAAAACGATTGATTTTAAAACAAGCGGTAAAATGATAGAAGTACCGAAAGAATCCAATTTGCTGCGAATGTCCATTCGTTATGAAGGCGGCATTCCGTATAAATGCGGAGGCGGCATTTGCGGTACCTGCGTAGTTAAAGTAGAAAGCGGCCTTGAAAATTTAAGCAAGGTGAGTAAAAAGGAAACGGAAAAATTAGGTGAAGAGCTAATTGATCAAGGCTATCGCTTGGCCTGCCAGACATTTGTCGATGGCGATATAGAGTTAAACTGGGACGACAATCCAATTCGTCCAAAACGCAAAGCCGCCGCAAAATAA